One genomic window of Deinococcus multiflagellatus includes the following:
- a CDS encoding ion channel, with product MSGPRARPPGPAPREDDLGLSGAYETEPRFLRRDGQFTARRIGLGWAAYDPYTVLLGMRWGPFFALSLAAYLGLNLLFACGYWLLGPGALSEQPVGAAERFMAAFFFSVQTFGTIGFGHVYPVALAADALVTLEAFVGLMAVALVTGMLFARFSRPTHRLLFSRWAVVAPYQGGQGLMLRLVNGRHSNLSDVQAEVVLALREGPGPAAKRHFYPLKLERTRVTLFPLAWTVVHPLDHESPVAGLSEADLHARDAELLVVLRATDETSQQPVLARTSYQAREILFDHAFESMYVRVQGALAVDVRRLHDTRPAGAPQQN from the coding sequence ATGAGCGGCCCCCGAGCGCGCCCCCCCGGCCCCGCGCCGCGCGAGGACGACCTGGGCCTGAGCGGGGCCTACGAGACCGAACCCCGGTTCCTGCGCCGCGACGGACAGTTCACCGCGCGGCGGATCGGCCTGGGCTGGGCGGCCTACGACCCGTACACCGTGCTGCTGGGCATGCGCTGGGGGCCCTTTTTTGCCCTGAGTCTGGCGGCGTACCTGGGGCTGAACCTGCTGTTCGCCTGCGGCTACTGGCTGCTGGGCCCAGGCGCCCTGAGTGAGCAGCCTGTGGGGGCCGCCGAGCGCTTCATGGCCGCCTTTTTTTTCAGCGTGCAGACCTTCGGGACCATTGGCTTCGGGCACGTGTATCCCGTCGCCCTGGCCGCCGACGCCCTGGTGACGCTGGAAGCCTTTGTGGGCCTGATGGCCGTGGCGCTGGTCACGGGGATGCTGTTCGCGCGCTTTTCGCGGCCCACCCACCGCCTGCTGTTCAGCCGCTGGGCGGTGGTCGCGCCGTACCAGGGCGGCCAGGGTCTGATGCTGCGGCTGGTCAACGGGCGCCACAGCAACCTCAGCGACGTGCAGGCCGAGGTGGTGCTGGCGCTGCGCGAGGGCCCAGGCCCCGCGGCCAAGCGGCACTTTTACCCCCTGAAGCTGGAGCGCACCCGCGTGACCCTTTTTCCCCTGGCCTGGACGGTGGTGCATCCCCTGGACCACGAGTCCCCGGTGGCCGGGCTCAGCGAGGCCGACCTGCACGCCCGCGACGCCGAGCTGCTGGTGGTGCTGCGCGCCACCGACGAAACCTCGCAGCAGCCGGTGCTGGCCCGCACCAGCTACCAGGCCCGGGAGATTCTGTTTGACCACGCCTTCGAGAGCATGTATGTGCGCGTGCAGGGCGCGCTGGCGGTGGATGTGCGGCGCCTGCACGACACCCGGCCCGCCGGGGCGCCGCAGCAAAACTGA
- the hspR gene encoding heat shock protein transcriptional repressor HspR, fused homodimer type produces the protein MPSDAKHRPVYVISVAAELVDMHPQTLRLYERKGLIRPGRSSGKTRLYSERDIEHLREIRRLTQELGVNLAGVEEVMRLQHELDDLQGEFEAEIERLEGELRQQAARPDALPAPDGRLDPRDRPVYVISIAAELVDMHPQTLRLYERKQLIRPGRSSGKTRLYSERDIEHLREIRRLTQELGVNLAGVEEIMRLRHQLDAARSGLETNVRRIQDDISERMTKWRTLPQGEAAPEDEDGGV, from the coding sequence ATGCCCTCTGACGCCAAACACCGGCCCGTATACGTGATCTCCGTGGCGGCGGAACTGGTGGACATGCACCCCCAGACGCTGCGGCTGTACGAGCGCAAGGGCCTGATCCGTCCCGGGCGCAGCAGCGGCAAAACGCGGCTGTACAGCGAGCGCGACATTGAGCACCTGCGCGAGATCCGCCGCCTGACCCAGGAACTCGGCGTGAACCTGGCCGGCGTGGAAGAGGTCATGCGCCTGCAGCACGAGCTGGACGACCTGCAGGGCGAATTCGAGGCCGAAATTGAGCGCCTGGAGGGGGAACTGCGCCAGCAGGCCGCCCGCCCGGACGCCCTGCCCGCCCCGGACGGCCGCCTGGACCCGCGTGACCGGCCCGTGTACGTGATTTCCATTGCGGCGGAACTGGTGGACATGCATCCCCAGACGCTGCGGCTGTACGAGCGCAAACAGCTGATCCGCCCGGGGCGCAGCAGCGGCAAGACGCGGCTGTACAGCGAGCGCGACATTGAGCACCTGCGCGAGATCCGCCGCCTCACCCAGGAACTGGGCGTGAATCTGGCGGGCGTGGAAGAGATCATGCGCCTGCGCCACCAGCTGGACGCGGCGCGTTCGGGCCTGGAAACGAACGTGCGCCGCATTCAGGACGATATCTCCGAGCGCATGACCAAGTGGCGCACCCTGCCGCAGGGCGAAGCGGCCCCCGAGGACGAGGACGGGGGCGTATGA
- a CDS encoding metallophosphoesterase, translating into MKALWVVGDIHGAYDKVRALLLRAGLIDFGGQWTGGDAHLVFLGDYVDRGPNGVGVIRLIRGLEGQARSAGGQVSALLGNHEVMFLAALVFKQGDPHDRLGFREYWLENGGQPRDADQIEPAELGWLAERPAMLRVGDWLLVHADSMVYLKMGGTIDDVNASVRAVLAHANPDDWGVFLNAFTERFAFVLGGGDTKARRMLGTFGGQRIVHGHTPVYVLLDEHLHGPTLGAGAPIPYAGRLCLAVDSGMAYREDAGFIVRLDPDGLADVVTFPSGTPVY; encoded by the coding sequence GTGAAGGCGCTGTGGGTGGTGGGCGATATCCACGGCGCCTACGACAAGGTGCGCGCCCTGCTGCTGCGCGCGGGCCTGATTGACTTTGGCGGGCAGTGGACGGGCGGCGACGCCCACCTCGTGTTTCTGGGCGACTACGTGGACCGGGGCCCCAACGGCGTGGGCGTCATCCGCTTGATCCGGGGCCTGGAAGGGCAGGCGCGCTCGGCGGGCGGGCAGGTGAGCGCGCTGCTGGGCAACCACGAGGTGATGTTCCTGGCCGCGCTGGTGTTCAAGCAGGGCGACCCCCACGACCGCCTGGGCTTCCGCGAATACTGGCTGGAAAACGGCGGCCAGCCCCGCGACGCCGACCAGATCGAGCCCGCCGAGCTGGGCTGGCTGGCCGAGCGCCCCGCCATGCTGCGGGTGGGCGACTGGCTGCTGGTGCACGCCGACTCCATGGTGTACCTGAAGATGGGCGGCACCATTGACGACGTGAACGCCAGCGTGCGTGCGGTGCTGGCCCACGCCAACCCCGACGACTGGGGGGTGTTCCTGAACGCCTTTACCGAGCGCTTTGCCTTTGTGCTGGGCGGCGGCGACACCAAGGCCCGGCGGATGCTGGGCACCTTTGGCGGCCAGCGCATCGTGCACGGGCACACGCCGGTCTATGTGCTGCTCGACGAGCACCTGCACGGCCCCACCCTGGGCGCCGGGGCCCCCATTCCCTACGCCGGGCGCCTGTGCCTGGCGGTGGACAGCGGCATGGCCTACCGCGAGGACGCCGGGTTTATCGTGCGTCTGGACCCGGACGGGCTGGCCGACGTGGTCACGTTTCCCAGCGGCACCCCGGTGTACTGA
- a CDS encoding ABC transporter ATP-binding protein yields MSVPPAPPPPDAPLHEGGPPALRLRGVTKRFPGVVANDRVDLTVARGEVLALLGENGAGKSTLISMLYGLYQPDEGTLEVQGQPVRIGSPAQARRLGIGLVPQHPLLVARHTVAENLALGTGRGLFPARQVAARLGELSARYGLEVRTEARVADLSPGEKQRVEILRALLGGARVLILDEPTSVLTPQEAEGLFRVMRELRSGGHSLIFISHKLDEVLDVADRVTVLRRGQVVGGLSTAGATREALAELMVGRSVDFARKRTTGAPPETAPTLLSVQGLRAAGARGLEVLRGVSFELRAGEVLGVAGIAGNGQSELVEVLAGLRDAAGHVTLDGQPLTGDAAQRFQAGVAHIPEDRLHSGTVPTMTVSENLALRDYDRPPLGRGLARDLRATDERARREVEAYAVATPGLHTPVRLLSGGNIQKLILARELAGQPRLILAVHPTYGLDIGATDQVHRALLSRTEQGAGVLLVSEDLDELLSLSDRVGVMVGGQLRGPYPAAEVSRESLGLLMGGAHPHSLPGAQQSGNEQGVGA; encoded by the coding sequence GTGAGTGTGCCCCCAGCCCCGCCCCCACCCGACGCGCCCCTGCACGAAGGGGGGCCCCCGGCCCTGCGCCTGCGCGGCGTGACCAAGCGTTTTCCCGGCGTGGTGGCCAACGACCGCGTGGACCTGACCGTGGCGCGCGGCGAGGTGCTGGCACTACTGGGCGAGAACGGCGCGGGCAAAAGCACCCTGATTTCCATGCTGTACGGCCTGTATCAGCCCGACGAGGGCACGCTGGAGGTGCAGGGCCAGCCCGTGCGCATCGGCAGCCCAGCGCAGGCGCGGCGGCTGGGCATTGGGCTGGTGCCGCAGCACCCCCTGTTGGTGGCACGGCACACCGTGGCCGAGAATCTGGCGCTGGGAACGGGTCGCGGGCTGTTTCCGGCGCGGCAGGTGGCGGCGCGCCTGGGGGAACTTTCGGCGCGCTACGGGCTGGAGGTGCGCACAGAGGCCCGGGTGGCCGACCTCTCGCCCGGCGAAAAGCAGCGGGTGGAGATTCTGCGCGCCCTGCTGGGCGGCGCCCGCGTGCTCATTCTGGACGAGCCCACCAGTGTGCTGACCCCGCAGGAAGCCGAGGGGCTGTTCCGGGTGATGCGCGAACTGCGTTCAGGCGGGCACAGCCTGATTTTCATTTCCCACAAGCTCGACGAGGTGCTGGACGTGGCCGACCGCGTGACCGTGCTGCGTAGGGGGCAGGTGGTGGGCGGCCTGAGCACGGCGGGCGCCACCCGCGAGGCACTGGCCGAACTGATGGTGGGCCGCAGCGTGGATTTTGCGCGCAAGCGGACCACCGGGGCGCCCCCAGAGACGGCCCCCACCCTGCTCAGCGTGCAGGGGCTGCGCGCGGCCGGGGCCCGGGGCCTGGAGGTGCTGCGCGGCGTGTCCTTTGAGCTGCGCGCGGGCGAGGTGCTGGGCGTGGCGGGCATTGCGGGCAACGGCCAGAGCGAACTGGTGGAGGTGCTCGCCGGCCTGCGGGACGCCGCAGGCCACGTGACCCTGGACGGCCAGCCGTTGACCGGAGACGCGGCCCAGCGCTTCCAGGCGGGTGTGGCCCACATTCCCGAAGACCGCCTGCACAGCGGCACCGTGCCCACCATGACCGTCAGCGAGAATCTGGCCCTGCGCGACTATGACCGCCCGCCCCTGGGCCGGGGTCTGGCGCGCGACCTCAGAGCCACCGACGAGCGCGCCCGCCGCGAGGTCGAGGCCTACGCGGTGGCCACCCCGGGCCTGCACACCCCCGTGCGGCTGCTGAGCGGCGGCAACATTCAGAAACTGATTCTGGCGCGCGAACTGGCGGGCCAGCCCCGCCTGATCCTGGCCGTGCACCCCACCTACGGCCTGGATATCGGGGCCACCGATCAGGTGCATCGGGCGCTGCTGTCGCGTACCGAGCAGGGCGCGGGCGTGCTGCTGGTCAGCGAGGACCTGGATGAACTCCTGAGTCTCTCGGACCGCGTGGGGGTGATGGTGGGCGGCCAGCTGCGCGGCCCCTACCCCGCCGCCGAGGTCAGCCGCGAGTCGCTGGGCCTCCTGATGGGCGGCGCGCATCCGCACAGCCTCCCTGGAGCCCAGCAATCTGGCAACGAGCAGGGGGTGGGCGCATGA